Proteins encoded together in one Macrobrachium rosenbergii isolate ZJJX-2024 chromosome 45, ASM4041242v1, whole genome shotgun sequence window:
- the LOC136829928 gene encoding uncharacterized protein — protein sequence MEEAENLVRNEDSENESVSVTGPDEEDQVSVSAGLTLFDDPPRTGVIYEGPANFEPPVNNSLNPFVIPPEVTANELPPVAESKEDIEFKLLCKRVELRKLEFEENERVRRHELEMANLKLEMARLTNRDDFSSSPNPALQGKFNLSVALKLVPVFDEASVPDFFKAFERVASRLSWPSEMWTVLIQCRLVGKAVRVYNALDETVAKDYQKVKSLVLKAYDLVPEAYRLKFRNSVKTPSLSYVEFARMKEEQLDDWLKSRQVVSLAALRELFLLEEFKKFCSKELRVYLEEVKASSLSRAAQIADEFVLTHKSESGDFNHRPRANPSSRSNMNFSSPVSLMVDNGASTPVSNSGSRPVEKSSVSSSNSSSVGPHVKSDGAARSLVLKEALRDLVPYSGNYIVLGGFPDTVVSAPLVEVRLSFPGYDNVTELAVVGSLPVPGIDGILGNDMLDAKGCEIFPILSVHACPVAAVTTRAAAKAADLITDDDDLMLGSLEVDVERPGSVVSSSGSSNDLLKPGWDRLAFIRAQKEEFNFELGDLSDLTKPKFGILNGVLYRFSRLPTEDLGQTFRIEQIVVPTPFHDYVLKLAHHNSFSGHFGVWKTFQNLAKGFWWPGMKSSVKLFVKQCEACQVMGKPNQPIPKAPLHPIPAIGEPFAELVVDVVGPLPKTKTGYGLPRVIQTDCGTNFTSKVFRGKCDELAIHHTTSVPYHPESQGVVERFHQTLKSILKKHCYEQGDEWDKALPFALFALHSHSNASTGVAPFELVFGHKVRGPLEIFGELLETGQKGDLPIGEFMESLKNRLSSAWAFAQENLKCSQALMKYNFDKKTKVRSFEPGEMVLVLSMDPDNFLEPRYKGPWKVLRKLSEVNYEIEAPGTRRKCRVFHINRLRAYHCKDLNPLAIVYESVAEAVELPLEDSEDILCQVPSDALFGNLQNLEVLREGLDHLDLDQKNDILNLIASFPDLFQDSPGRTHFLQHDVDVGNASPVKQSPYRLNPVKREIVEEEIKYMLDHDLIQPSVSPWSSPIVLVKKADGKFRMCVDYRKVNAHTKNDSFPLPRIDDCLDQIGSAKFITKLDLLKGYWQVPLSDRAREISAFVTPFGLYECKVMPFGMKNAACTFQRLMNRVICGLEGTEIYIDDLVVYSNDWQTHIFRLRKVFEALRAAGLVINLGKCEFGKAKVVYLGHEVGLGQVAPRQANLEAIINLKQPSNIREVRRVLVDASDVGIGGVLFQRGEDGEVWTDHNPLVFIERMKGANQRILRWALQLQEFTLEIKHVKGTENKLPDALSRA from the exons ATGGAAGAGGCTGAAAATTTAGTTAGGAATGAAGATAGTGAGAATGAGAGTGTGAGTGTGACTGGACCTGACGAGGAGGATCAGGTAAGTGTTTCGGCAGGACTTACCCTGTTTGATGATCCTCCACGCACTGGTGTGATCTATGAGGGTCCTGCTAATTTTGAGCCTCCTGTTAATAATTCCTTAAACCCTTTTGTGATCCCACCTGAAGTTACAGCTAATGAATTACCTCCTGTGGCTGAGTCCAAGGAAGACATTGAATTTAAACTATTGTGTAAACGTGTGGAATTGAGAAAACTAGAGTTTGAAGAGAATGAGAGGGTGAGGAGACACGAGTTGGAAATGGCCAACTTGAAACTAGAGATGGCTAGGTTGACCAATAGGGATGATTTTTCTAGTTCCCCTAACCCTGCATTACAAGGTAAATTTAACTTGAGTGTGGCACTCAAATTGGTGCCAGTTTTTGATGAAGCCAGTGTGCCAGattttttcaaagcttttgaGAGGGTAGCTTCTCGTTTGTCCTGGCCTTCTGAAATGTGGACGGTCCTTATCCAGTGCCGGTTAGTGGGTAAGGCCGTCAGAGTGTATAATGCCCTAGATGAAACGGTAGCCAAGGATTACCAGAAGGTTAAAAGCCTGGTTTTAAAGGCCTATGATCTGGTACCCGAGGCTTACCGTTTAAAATTTAGAAACTCTGTAAAGACCCCCTCTCTTTCATATGTGGAGTTTGCTCGTATGAAGGAGGAGCAGTTGGATGACTGGCTTAAGAGTCGTCAAGTGGTATCTTTGGCAGCTTTGAGAGAACTGTTTTTGTTGGAGGAGTTTAAAAAATTCTGTAGTAAGGAGTTGAGAGTGTACCTTGAAGAAGTGAAGGCTAGCAGTTTAAGTAGAGCCGCACAGATAGCGGATGAATTTGTTTTGACTCATAAGTCGGAGTCGGGTGACTTTAATCATCGTCCCCGCGCTAATCCCTCTTCCAGGTCTAATATGAATTTCTCCAG TCCCGTGTCTCTGATGGTTGACAATGGTGCTTCAACTCCTGTTTCTAATTCCGGATCTCGTCCTGTAGAGAAGAGTagtgttagtagtagtaatagtagtagtgtaGGCCCACATGTTAAGTCTGATG GGGCAGCTCGGTCTCTGGTGTTGAAGGAGGCCTTAAGAGATTTGGTACCATATTCAGGGAATTATATTGTTTTGGGAGGATTCCCGGACACTGTTGTTTCTGCTCCCCTGGTGGAGGTGAGGTTGTCGTTCCCTGGGTATGATAATGTGACAGAGCTGGCTGTGGTAGGAAGTCTTCCTGTCCCTGGTATAGATGgcatattgggaaatgatatgtTGGATGCTAAAGGTTGTGAAATATTCCCCATATTAAGTGTACATGCTTGCCCAGTGGCGGCAGTAACAACCCGTGCTGCAGCTAAAGCTGCTGATTTAATTACTGACGATGATGATTTGATGTTGGGTAGCTTAGAAGTAGATGTAGAGAGGCCCGGGTCAGTagttagtagtagtggtagtagtaatgaCCTTTTGAAACCTGGTTGGGACAGGTTAGCATTTATAAGAGCTCAGAAAGAagagtttaattttgaattaggtGACTTATCAGACTTAACTAAACCAAAATTTGGAATACTTAATGGCGTATTGTATAGGTTTAGTCGTCTTCCCACTGAGGATTTGGGTCAGACTTTTCGTATAGAACAAATTGTTGTCCCTACTCCATTTCATGATTATGTATTGAAACTAGCTCACCATAATTCCTTTTCAGGTCACTTTGGGGTATGGAAGACTTTTCAAAATTTAGCTAAAGGTTTTTGGTGGCCTGGAATGAAATCTTCCGTAAAGTTGTTTGTCAAACAATGCGAGGCATGTCAGGTGATGGGAAAGCCTAATCAACCCATTCCCAAGGCTCCTTTACACCCAATTCCTGCAATTGGTGAACCATTTGCCGAGTTGGTAGTGGATGTAGTTGGTCCATTGCCTAAGACCAAGACtgg GTATGGTCTTCCTCGGGTTATTCAAACCGATTGCGGtacgaatttcacgagtaaggtatttaggggtAAGTGTGATGAACTGGCCATTCATCACACTACCAGCGTACCTTATCATCCTGAAAGTCAGGGggtggtggaaaggtttcaccagaccctCAAATCAATCTTAAAGAAACACTGCTATGAACAAGGAGACGAGTGGGATAAAGCACTTCCATTCGCTCTCTTCGCCTTGCATAGCCATTCAAATGCATCTACAGGTGTAGCTCCGTTTGAACTAGTCTTTGGTCATAAGGTCCGTGGACCTTTGGAAATTTTTGGTGAGTTGCTTGAGACTGGTCAAAAGGGAGATTTGCCCATAGGTGAATTTATGGAAAGTTTAAAGAATAGGTTGTCTTCGGCTTGGGCATTTGCTCAAGAGAATTTGAAATGTTCTCAGGcccttatgaaatataattttgacaaGAAGACCAAAGTACGGTCTTTTGAGCCTGGGGAAATGGTGTTAGTATTAAGTATGGACCCAGACAATTTTCTTGAGCCTAGGTATAAGGGACCTTGGAAGGTGTTGAGGAAGCTGTCCGAGGTGAATTATGAAATTGAAGCTCCTGGAACCCGTAGAAAGTGTagagtatttcatataaataggttAAGGGCTTATCATTGTAAGGATCTGAACCCTCTTGCAATAGTGTATGAGTCTGTAGCGGAGGCTGTAGAATTACCACTAGAGGATTCAGAAGACATTTTGTGTCAGGTACCTTCCGATGCTTTGTTtggtaatttacaaaatttagaaGTTTTACGTGAAGGTTTGGATCATTTAGACCTTGACCAAAAAAATGATATTCTTAATTTGATTGcttcttttccagatttatttcagGATTCACCTGGACGAACTCATTTCCTCcagcatgatgtggatgtggggaATGCTTCCCCAGTTAAACAGAGCCCCTATAGGTTGAATCCCGTAAAGAGGGAGATTGTCGAGGAGGAAATAAAGTATATGTTAGATCACGACCTTATTCAACCTTCGGTGAGTCCATGGAGTTCCCCGATAGTCTTGGTTAAAAAGGCTGACGGGAAGTTCCGGATGTGTGTGGACTACCGAAAGGTGAATGCTCATACTAAAAATGATTCTTTCCCATTACCTAGAATTGATGATTGTCTCGATCAGATAGGGTCAGCTAAATTTATTACCAAATTAGACCTTCTGAAGGGGTATTGGCAGGTTCCTCTGTCTGATCGAGCACGTGAAATCTCTGCTTTTGTCACACCCTTCGGCCTTTATGAATGTAAGGTCATGCCATTTGGCATGAAGAATGCTGCCTGTACCTTCCAGAGGCTCATGAATAGGGTGATTTGTGGGCTGGAGGGTACAGAGATTTATATTGACGACCTGGTTGTATATAGCAATGACTGGCAAACCCATATATTTCGTCTTAGGAAAGTGTTTGAAGCTTTGAGAGCTGCTGGTTTGGTAATAAATCTGGGTAAGTGTGAGTTTGGTAAGGCCAAGGTGGTTTACTTGGGTCACGAGGTTGGTTTGGGCCAGGTAGCTCCTAGACAAGCCAATCTCGAGGCCATCATCAATTTGAAGCAACCTAGTAATATTCGGGAAGTTAGAAGAGTGTTAG TGGATGCTAGCGATGTAGGAATCGGTGGTGTTTTGTTCCAGCGAGGTGAGGATGGTGAA GTCTGGACTGATCATAATCCCTTGGTGTTCATAGAACGTATGAAGGGTGCAAACCAAAGGATACTTCGCTGGGCACTTCAGCTACAGGAATTCACTTTGGAAATTAAACATGTGAAGGGCACGGAAAATAAATTGCCTGACGCCCTCTCCCGAGCTTAA